From Pyrenophora tritici-repentis strain M4 chromosome 1, whole genome shotgun sequence, the proteins below share one genomic window:
- a CDS encoding Kei1 domain containing protein, which produces MMAPSHILEIPRPKTFLQKMSLRTGAEVITFLQVINKASGVYGLLALLTGAKIDGWQLSMYLYSTFALLATTHLYKHIRLQSPFETVLLAHLYALDSVINALYTAFFGIAWFYTLAGHPDENAGLSPGMKDNAGFTSPKHNVTQVEIIAEPTKGIQAGQNAVAVGQGASNGAGLGNAVFQSGSIMSISLISGFWALRVYFVFIMLAFARQCLRQHIAANASSAAWYNSNDMQTSATDLAENPFAEGKEEGSGWKGQLGRVMLSGAPRYWLGADEGENWIHNVGGRFRKATQLDQPVGFNERERRRRAGTGPPVPQLKLNPELPR; this is translated from the exons ATGATGGCGCCTTCTCACATTCTGGAGATCCCGCGGCCCAAG ACATTCCTCCAGAAAATGTCGCTCCGCACTGGCGCTGAAGTCATCACCTTTCTCCAAGTCATCAACAAGGCTTCTGGCGTCTACGGCCTCCTCGCCCTGCTGACAGGCGCCAAAATCGATGGATGGCAACTGTCCATGTACCTCTACTCTACCTTTGCCCTCCTCGCCACCACACACCTGTACAAGCACATCCGGTTACAGAGTCCCTTTGAAACTGTCCTGCTGGCGCATTTGTATGCCCTCGACTCGGTCATCAACGCGCTCTACACAGCCTTCTTCGGCATCGCATGGTTCTACACGCTCGCCGGCCACCCAGATGAGAATGCAGGACTGTCGCCTGGCATGAAGGACAACGCGGGGTTCACCAGCCCCAAGCACAATGTCACGCAGGTTGAAATCATCGCCGAGCCCACCAAGGGCATACAGGCTGGTCAGAACGCCGTCGCCGTAGGCCAAGGTGCAAGCAACGGCGCAGGACTTGGCAATGCCGTCTTCCAGAGCGGCAGCATCATGAGTATCTCGCTGATTTCGGGCTTCTGGGCCCTGCGCGTCTACTTTGTTTTCATCATGCTGGCTTTCGCGCGCCAGTGTCTCCGTCAGCACATTGCTGCCAACGCTTCCTCGGCTGCGTGGTATAACTCGAATGATATGCAAACGTCCGCAACCGACCTCGCCGAGAACCCTTTCGCCGAAGGCAAGGAGGAAGGTAGCGGCTGGAAGGGTCAGCTCGGTCGCGTCATGCTTAGCGGCGCGCCCAGGTACTGGCTTGGTGCTGACGAGGGCGAGAACTGGATACACAACGTTGGCGGCCGCTTCAGGAAGGCCACGCAGCTAGACCAGCCCGTGGGCTTCAACGAGCGCGAAAGAAGGCGGAGAGCAGGAACCGGCCCACCAGTACCTCAGCTCAAGCTGAACCCCGAGCTACCGCGGTAA
- a CDS encoding Superfamily II helicase, translating to MLSLPTRRNSLCLFCASAARSPASKPQRLLPRTQVAYRVQSRKPARKQPQFNPRRPDNPFQIYAPNRHLHNPFEAIRHVLAQVERNLGQAESLRSLQITTDEYDTVWLSFQRSINKAIREATPEVIELAEKAKEYPGRVQAELRQRFYHHLYAPMFTPAEKDNQKHVADLRYPAEWYPATRGIQRTVHMHVGPTNSGKTYHALKRLEEVDSGIYLGPLRLLAHEVYTRLNAKGKPCALVTGEEQRMPDDTRARMFSCTVEMAPLNTPFDVAVIDEIQMISHQERGWAWTQAFLGLQAREIHLCGEARTVPIMRELCALVGDKVHVHEYNRLTPLQPMDRSLQGNLNLLEKGDCVVAFSVLAIHALRRLIERKTGKKCAIVYGGLPPETRAQQARLFNDPDNDYDYLVASDAIGMGLNLAIKRVIFETTVKNNGEQLVPLQISEIKQIAGRAGRYKTAHQAITKDSEKASVADTAIDPVIGLDDKQPDTEEVVQAEPQTVGWATTLERNDLVSLKAGMNKEPEAITSAGLFPPSVIVERFASYFPPGTPFSYILLRLHTISEMNPRFHLCALREQLAIADVLHPLENLSIQDRITLCAAPVSSRKANETKFLKELATYIADGKSGSILDCETLPLGVMDVPLARTREYLRSLEDLHKMIVCYLWLSYRFPNILTTRSLANHMKKLVEDKIEYTLTQFSFTEESRLRIKKEREIARKLMDTPKDTDEEVSQASPSPEQPEVTANISSRNDDDEHSSAWFRPSY from the exons ATGCTTTCTTTGCCCACACGGCGCAACTCGTTGTGCCTCTTTTGCGCCTCCGCCGCCCGCTCACCAGCGTCGAAACCTCAGCGCCTCCTCCCCCGAACCCAGGTCGCATACCGAGTCCAGTCAAGAAAGCCAGCTCGAAAACAACCTCAATTCAACCCTCGTCGTCCGGACAACCCATTTCAAATCTATGCTCCCAATCGCCACCTCCACAACCCGTTCGAGGCTATCCGCCATGTACTGGCACAAGTCGAGAGAAACCTTGGCCAGGCTGAGTCCCTCAGGTCGCTTCAAATCACAACTGACGAATATGATACCGTTTGGCTCTCCTTTCAACGCTCTATAAACAAAGCCATCAGGGAAGCGACGCCTGAGGTGATAGAGTTGGCAGAAAAGGCCAAGGAATATCCGGGTCGAGTACAAGCAGAACTAAGGCAACGCTTCTACCACCATCTATATGCTCCCATGTTCACTCCCGCAGAGAAGGACAACCAGAAACATGTGGCCGACTTGAGATATCCGGCTGAATGGTACCCGGCTACAAGAGGAATCCAACGGACCGTACACATGCATGTGGGACCGACCAACTCGGGCAAGACGTATCATGCTCTTAAACGTCTAGAAGAAGTCGATTCGGGCATCTATCTCGGTCCACTACGCCTACTCGCTCATGAGGTCTACACACGCCTCAATGCAAAGGGGAAACCGTGCGCGCTCGTTACTGGCGAGGAGCAGCGCATGCCCGACGACACTCGTGCCCGCATGTTCAGTTGCACCGTGGAGATGGCCCCACTCAACACCCCTTTCGATGTCGCCGTCATAGATGAGATACAAATGATCAGTCACCAAGAACGAGGTTGGGCATGGACGCAGGCTTTCCTAGGCCTGCAGGCGAGGGAAATCCATCTTTGTGGAGAAGCGCGTACGGTGCCGATAATGCGGGAGCTTTGTGCTCTCGTAGGCGACAAAGTGCATGTCCACGAATATAACCGTCTCACCCCTCTCCAGCCCATGGATCGTAGCTTGCAAGGTAACCTAAATCTGCTCGAAAAGGGCGACTGCGTCGTCGCCTTTAGTGTCTTGGCTATTCACGCTTTACGCCGATTAATCGAGAGAAAGACTGGCAAGAAGTGTGCTATCGTGTATGGAGGCCTACCACCAGAGACAAGGGCCCAACAAGCCCGCTTGTTCAACGACCCAGACAATGACTATGACTACTTGGTCGCCAGTGACGCCATTGGCATGGGCCTCAATCT TGCCATCAAACGTGTCATCTTTGAAACTACTGTCAAGAACAACGGCGAGCAATTGGTGCCTTTGCAAATCTCCGAAATCAAGCAGATTGCCGGTCGCGCCGGTCGCTACAAGACTGCGCACCAAGCCATTACCAAGGATTCTGAAAAGGCATCTGTTGCTGATACCGCCATTGATCCAGTCATTGGCCTCGATGACAAGCAGCCAGACACAGAAGAAGTGGTCCAGGCCGAGCCGCAAACAGTCGGATGGGCTACTACCCTGGAGAGAAATGACTTGGTATCCTTGAAAGCCGGCATGAACAAGGAGCCTGAAGCCATCACCTCAGCGGGTCTTTTCCCGCCCTCTGTAATCGTTGAACGCTTTGCCAGCTACTTCCCGCCTGGTACACCTTTTAGCTACATTTTGTTGCGGCTACACACAATCTCCGAGATGAATCCTCGCTTTCATCTTTGCGCACTCAGGGAACAGCTCGCAATTGCGGATGTACTCCATCCACTCGAGAATCTTAGCATCCAAGACCGTATCACGCTCTGCGCTGCGCCTGTTAGCTCGCGAAAGGCAAACGAGACCAAGTTCCTGAAAGAGCTCGCTACTTATATCGCTGATGGAAAGTCGGGTAGCATTCTTGACTGCGAAACCCTTCCACTCGGCGTCATGGATGTGCCGCTTGCCAGAACCCGCGAATACCTTCGGTCTCTAGAAGATTTGCACAAAATGATTGTATGCTACCTGTGGCTTAGCTATCGTTTCCCAAACATCCTCACCACCAGAAGCCTTGCAAATCACATGAAGAAGCTTGTCGAAGATAAAATCGAGTATACACTTACCCAGTTCTCCTTCACCGAGGAATCCAGACTACGAATCAAAAAGGAGAGAGAAATAGCGAGGAAGTTAATGGATACTCCCAAGGATACAGACGAGGAGGTTAGCCAAGCCTCTCCATCTCCGGAGCAGCCCGAAGTAACCGCAAATATCTCATCGAGGAACGATGATGATGAACACAGTTCTGCTTGGTTTCGCCCCAGCTATTGA
- a CDS encoding Glyco-hydro-7 multi-domain protein: MYRTLALTSLSLFGAVRAQQVGTGTTEVHPKMNWQTCTGKGGNSCTTKAGSIVLDSNWRWAHNVGGYTNCYDGNKWNDSYCPDGDTCTKNCAIDGADYTGTYGINAGGNSLSLRLVTKGQYSSSIGSRTYLMESDTKYQMFNLIGNEFTFDVDVSKLPCGLNGALYFVEMAADGGLGKGNNKAGAKYGTGYCDSQCPHDIKFVNGKANVEGWVSNPEDPNAGSGTMGACCPEMDIWEANSISTAYTPHPCKGTGIQVCTDSTTCGDGDNRYKGICDKDGCDFNSYRMGVKDFYGPGKTLDTNKKMTVVTQFVGSGSSLSEIKRFYVQNGKVFANSQSKVSGVSGNSITEAFCTAQKKTFGDTNSFATLGGLNGMGASLARGHVLVMSLWDDHAVNMLWLDSVAYPADADPSKPGVARGTCATTSGKPEEVEANHPDATVVFSNIKFGPIGSTFAQPSS, encoded by the exons ATGTACAGGACACTCGCCCTCACTTCACTCTCGCTCTTCGGAGCCGTTCGCGCTCAGCAGGTTGGCACGGGGACGACGGAGGTCCACCCAAAGATGAACTGGCAGACTTGCACTGGTAAAGGTGGCAACAGCTGCACAACCAAGGCCGGTTCTATCGTGCTCGATTCCAACTGGCGATGGGCCCACAACGTTGGCGGATACACCAACTGCTACGATGGCAACAAGTGGAACGACAGCTACTGCCCAGACGGCGACACCTGTACCAAGAACTGTGCTATCGATGGTGCTGACTACACTG GTACCTACGGTATCAACGCCGGCGGCAACTCGCTGAGCTTGAGGTTGGTCACCAAGGGACAGTACTCTAGCAGCATTGGCTCGCGTACCTACCTTATGGAGAGCGACACCAAGTACCAGATGTTCAACCTCATCGGCAACGAATTCACCTTTGACGTCGACGTCTCCAAGCTGCCTTGCGGTCTCAACGGTGCTCTCTACTTCGTCGAGATGGCCGCTGACGGTGGTCTCGGCAAGGGCAACAACAAGGCTGGTGCCAAGTACGGAACCGGATACTGCGACTCCCAGTGCCCACACGACATCAAGTTCGTCAACGGCAAGGCCAACGTCGAGGGCTGGGTCTCCAACCCCGAGGACCCCAACGCTGGCTCAGGTACCATGGGTGCTTGCTGCCCTGAGATGGATATCTGGGAGGCCAACTCCATCTCCACCGCATACACCCCCCACCCCTGCAAGGGCACGGGTATCCAGGTGTGCACTGACTCCACCACTTGCGGAGATGGCGACAACCGCTACAAAGGTATCTGCGACAAGGACGGTTGCGATTTCAACAGCTACCGCATGGGCGTCAAGGACTTCTACGGTCCTGGAAAGACTCTCGACACCAACAAGAAGATGACCGTCGTCACCCAATTCGTTGGCTCCGGCTCCAGCCTCTCAGAGATCAAGCGTTTCTACGTCCAGAACGGCAAGGTCTTTGCCAACAGCCAGTCCAAGGTCTCTGGCGTCAGCGGCAACTCCATCACCGAGGCCTTCTGCACTGCCCAAAAGAAGACGTTTGGCGACACAAACTCTTTCGCCACTCTTGGCGGCCTCAACGGCATGGGCGCCTCGCTTGCTCGCGGCCATGTCCTCGTCATGTCCCTCTGGGATGACCATGCGGTCAACATGCTCTGGCTCGACTCTGTCGCCTACCCCGCCGATGCCGACCCATCCAAGCCCGGTGTTGCCCGTGGTACCTGCGCCACCACCTCTGGCAAGCCCGAGGAAGTCGAGGCCAACCACCCCGATGCCACTGTTGTCTTCTCCAACATCAAGTTCGGACCTATTGGCTCCACGTTCGCTCAGCCCTCATCTTAA
- a CDS encoding FabG, Dehydrogenase with different specificities (related to short-chain alcohol dehydrogenase), translating into MADYHPPAPKLQEQDLKGKDKVAIVTGATKGIGRSIALSLATRGCSILGTYSSPESAHLFDTLTHTVQGLHSTPLDAPKMRGVVADITTLPSISAILTSLTDHFHSQKLSIVVFNASFNTRPRVGAASEHDISSSLTGNLHWPIVVMENLVRQNMFTENSRVVVISSDRVRDPSPGSGLFNATRAAMESLVRSWATELPYDFPGTTVNAVSVGLTDTPGLRSFPPAAVEALKEQRLKKVKVVEGGRMGYAEDVADVVDWLVSEKSRWVTGSVMAANGGAEWVGGSS; encoded by the exons ATGGCAGACTACCACCCTCCAGCACCCAAACTTCAGGAGCAAGACCTCAAGGGCAAGGACAAGGTCGCGATAGTAAC CGGCGCAACCAAAGGCATCGGCCGCTCCATTGCCCTCTCCCTCGCAACCCGCGGCTGCTCCATCCTAGGCACCTACTCCTCCCCAGAGTCAGCCCATCTCTTCGACACCCTCACCCACACAGTCCAAGGCCTCCACTCCACCCCTTTAGATGCCCCCAAAATGCGTGGTGTAGTCGCCGACATCACAACCCTACCCTCCATCAGCGCCATCCTCACTTCTCTAACTGACCACTTTCACAGCCAAAAGCTCAGTATCGTCGTCTTCAATGCGTCTTTTAATACAAGACCGCGTGTGGGGGCAGCTTCTGAACACGACATTTCGAGTTCGTTGACGGGAAACTTGCATTGGCCGATTGTTGTCATGGAGAACTTGGTGAGGCAGAACATGTTTACGGAGAATAGTCGCGTTGTGGTTATTTCCTCGGATCGCGTTCGTGATCCGTCACCGGGCTCGGGCTTGTTCAATGCGACGCGTGCTGCCATGGAATCCCTTGTGAGGTCTTGGGCTACTGAGCTCCCATACGACTTCCCTGGGACCACTGTGAACGCTGTGTCTGTTGGTTTGACGGATACACCCGGGCTGCGGTCCTTTCCTCCTGCTGCGGTTGAAGCGTTGAAGGAGCAAAGATTGAAGAAGGTCAAGGTAGTGGAGGGAGGGAGAATGGGGTACGCCGAAGATGTAGCCGATGTTGTGGATTGGTTGGTTAGTGAGAAGAGTCGATGGGTTACGGGGAGTGTGATGGCGGCGAACGGTGGGGCAGAATGGGTTGGCGGGAGCTCCTGA